Within Pelotomaculum schinkii, the genomic segment CCTGTAAATCCTGTTTTGCCAAACTCTTCATATAAATCGAAGGGGAATTCTCTCGCCCATCTGGTTTCCATTTCCCGACCCGCGATCTTTTGCATAAATGCTTTTACATCTTTTGCCAGCTGCTTGTGCTCTTCACTCCACCAGGGAAAGAAATCCATATTTTTTTCCTCCTTTAAGATTATAGTGATTGATTGCAGATTGCCATTGATAATGCGTATTCCTATGTGGCCGGGGTTTAAGTCGATCGTTTCCAGGTTATCCCTTAGCCCCAACTCTTACGCTCCCGGTAACGGTCTTGTTGTCCTTCCCCCTTTGCTGCTTAATTTAACTCTAGGGAAGTCTTTTCGATAAACAGTTGGTTATTTCCCCAGGGGTTAGAATGACTGCTATAGTTGATAGTATAATCAATGGTTTTAGTATCACCTATAGTAGTTGCCGCAGAAAAAAAGCTCTATTTCAAAAACAGAAGCATGTTAAATAAAACACTTTCTATGATACTATTTTAGAAGATGTTCAGGTCAAACAACATCTACAAAGGCTAGATAGATCTTTTATTAACAATAGTAATTGTATAGTAGTGTATTTAAAAGATCAAGTCTAAATTTATCTTAAACGGTGCGCCAGGCAGGCTTTACCAACTTAAAAGTCCTGTCCTCAGAGTCAGCTGGACAGGACTTTTAAGTACAACCTGCGTGTACTTCTTATACGATATTCTGCGCTTTTACCAATATTCTATCCTCTGTTGCCCAGGTCGGGAACCACCTGTGGTATTCCTTCGGATGCGCCACTTTCAGGCCAGTAGGTAACCTTGACAAGCTGGATGTCCTTTTTGTTCCGCAAGACCATGACATAGCCTTTTTTTTCCAGGGCGGCGTCATCAGCGGCAATATATTCTTTGCTATCGCCCAGCGTCATATGCAGGCCGGGGTTGATCTTGTATAATAAATTAAGGAAAGTAAGAATTAAGATATGAATGAAGGTGACTAAATGATAAAGATTGAGTTTACCGATGACGCTAAGGATTATATCCGCAAAAAAAACGCCGATTCCATTACCGTAGATATGATGTCATTTTACTATGGGGGCCAATACAATGAACCTGTCGTATCACACGGTAAACCAACTTCACCTCAAAATTACGACTTAGTAGTTGTAAACGGGATTAAAGTCTATATTTTTAAAGGCGCCGAAACCGAACCGGATGGGATTACAATATCCGTAGCAGAAGGTAATCAAAGACTGCATGTAGCAGGGGTTGGTTTATGACAAACTGGGTTAAAGTAATGGAAAGAAAAATCTAACATATAAGAGCCGGCAGCCTGATTGCATTGCATACGCTTTAATTCTGCGTTTTGAGCCAGGGAAGAGTGCTTGCAAGGCATCGCCTCCACAAAATTTTACGCATTACCCTTTTTAGAACCGTCCGCCTTTCCGATTTAAACATTCAATTAAAAAGAGACCGTTCTCACGACCTCCAGTAGCTTTTTCTCCCCAAGTTAAAAGTAAGCCCGGCTTTATTCCGGCCAGGCCGGAATAAGCCGGGCTTATTCCTCACTTACTCAACACTTATCCCAAATCAGTTTGTGCATATACTAACCCTGATACGCGCAGCCAATTAAATGCACTCGGCTCAACTTCCAGGAATATTTTAATTCCATCCGGTTCGCTTTCGGCGCCTTTAAACATATAGACTTCGAGCCCGTTCGCATTCACTAAATCGTACTTTGCAGTAGAAAGCGGTTTGCCTGCTGACACGGCAGGTTCCCAGAAATTGCCTCCTCATCCGCCTAAATTCATCATATCCACTGTAATCGAGTCGGCGTTTTTTTGGAGGATATAATCCATGGCGTCATCGGTGAACTCAACCTTTAGCATTAAGTCATCCCTCCTTCTTTTTTACTTTCTTAGTAATATATGATATTCTACACTATATTTTAATTTTCCTCCCTCTAATACCACTTGTCTTTATAATAGTTTTTTTGAAACGTATACGTTTCAAACTTGCTGAGCAGACAAAAAAACCACCTAATGTTTAGGCGGTTACACAAAAAATACTGAAATGAGTATGGCACAATTATATTACCATATTTTAAGGGATTTTGCTATGCTTTATAGTATTTCTACATTAAAGCAATTCCTGAAGTTATTTAAATGCAAGATAGGCATTACCAACACCGAAATTTTTTATCTGATAACGTTTTTTAAAGATAACTGGGGGTCTCTCATAAAGTGGCCCCCAGTTCAATAATACAATCTTAAGGCTTAAAAATATTTATGCGTCTTCTTAGATTGCACCCTTAGCTTCCAGGTAAGCCTTCAAGCCGCCCCATTTTTCCTGGAACAGCTCAGCCGGCATCAATTTCGGACCGCCTTCGGGGATGATCGGCTTGAATTCCATTTGATCCAAAATATGAGTCTGCAGATCGATGCCAGGCGCTATTTCTGACAGAAGCAGGCCCTGAGCAGTCCCTACGAATACGCATCTTTCTGTTACATACAGGATTTTGTGTCCGTCATGCACGGCTTGCTTCAAGCTGAAGGAGTTCTGTGGAATCTTTTTAACGAACTTCTTGAACTTGCCTTCTTTGTCTATAACCAGCTTGCCGTCCTCGATATGTGTTTTAATGCCGCCTGCAGTAAAGGTGCCTATAAATACCGCGAGCCTGGATGTAGCACAAATGTTCATAAATCCACCTACACCCTTTAATACGCCGCCCATTAAGCTTGTATTCAAGTCACCATTTTGGTCCACTTCGCCCAAACCGAAAGCGCCAAACTCCAATCCGCCGCCGTCGAAGAAGTTGAAGTGGTCGCCCTGGTCGGATAAGGATTCGACATTGTAGTGAGCGCCGAAGTTTATGCCTGCGGCGGGTACTCCGCCAACTGCGCCTGATTCTGAAATCAGAGTAAGGGCGCCGCTGATGCCCTCTTCAGCCAATATACTGCCAACCATCTGGGGCATACCCAGACCGAAGTTGGCTTTTGCGCCAAGAGTTACTTCCATGGCAGTTCTTCTTAATGCGACTTTAACTCCATCGAACGGGATTACATCTGCCCCGGTTGATACGTCGACCTTGGCTTCCCCTGTGAATGCGGGATTATATTTTCCGCCTGTAGTGCTGAGGCGTCTTTCCGGCTGCGTCTCAACAACGATATAGTCTACATAGATTCCGGGAACTTTAACCATCTTGGGATGGATTGTGCCGGTTTCAACGACTTCTTCTACCTGGACAAAAACCTTGCCGCCGTTAGCCCTAACAGCCTGGGCAATTGTTAACATTTCAAGATTGTAGGGCTCTCTGTCGGTAGAGATGTTGCCGTTTTTGTCGGCCTTGGTTCCTCTCATCCAACCGACATTGAGGTCCATGCCTTTGAAGAACAGTATTTCTTCTCCCCTGAAATCAGGGATGTACTCAACAAATTGCTCTTTGCTGTCTTTAGCTAACTGGTTGATTGCTCCGCCGTCCACACGGGGGTCGACAAAGGTGTTAAGACCGCATTGGGACAAGGCGCCCTTCATGCCTCTGGCTTGTTCCTTGTAAACCTGTAACAGGGTACCCAAGGGCAGGTTCCAGCCTGCTATTTTATTACTCATTAATTGCTCGGTTAAGAAATCGGAGCAGGCAGAGTGCGAGCAAACCCATCTTTCCATCAAACCGGTATGCGCCAGATGGTCTTCACACCGGCAAAAACCATTTTCTTTAGTAGCTGCAAAGCCCCCGCCGCCTGCCGCGTGGGTATAGCCGATGCTTTTGGGATGACTGGTCTCCAAAAATCTCTTTTCAACTTCCATTAAAATTTCTTCCGGCGTCCCGGAGCATCCAAATGTGGCAACTGCAATGTTGTCGCCATCATTGATCAAATACGCGGCTTCCTTAGCCGTGATAAATTTCGGTTTTGACATTATACACAAACCTCCGTTTACTGAATTTTCAAAAATCTTTACTGATAGATGCAATAATCACATGTGATTATTGCATCTAAGCAACCTTATAAAGCCTTTTCTAGAATACCCGCTCCTCAGTTGCCCAAGTCGGGAACCACCTGTAGTATTCCTTCGGATGCGCCACTTTCAGGCCATCGTAGGTGGCCTTGACAAGCTGGATGCCTTTTTTGTTCCGCAATACCATGACATAGCCCTTTTCTTCCAGGGCGACAATGGCTTTTTCCAGGGCAGCGTCATCAGCGGCAATATATTCTTTGATATCGCCCAGCGTCATATGCAAACCGGGGTTGATCTTGTAGTCTTCAGCCAATACGGCCAGAAGATTATCTTCACTCACAGCCAGTTTCTTCTCAACAGGTCCCACTGCAGGCACAGGAACGCCCAGTTTTTCGTCGATGACACGGCGCGGCATCTGAATATCCTCCGCCATCAATTTAAGAGCAGACCTGAATATGGTCAGCCTGCAGGCTTCCACGGTACCACCGGCCACGTGCTCAGTCTTGGAAACTTCAAAGACGTTCTGTACCGGGTAGAAGCGGTTCACACCGTCTCCTCCCATAATTTGCGTGGCATCATTTGCCGACTGCAGGGTGATTTCAGCGCCATAGGCCTTAACGGCACTGGCTTCAATGGTAACATCCTCTTCCATATCCCAAAGGTATGCCGTGTAGTATACTGCAATACGCGAGACCTTTAACCTGGTCACGATATTGGCAATTTTGTCCTGGTTAGCGGGAATATCGATGGTGGCTTTGCCGAACTGGACCCTCCGCTGTGAATAAGGAACGGCGTTGTTCAATAAAAGCCTCTGCCAGCCGATTGTGCCGGCGGAAATTACAGTTCTCTCAAAATTAAGTCCCGCCATCATTATCTTCCAGGCTTCACCCTCTTCACCGATCCTGTCTTTTTCCGAGACGATCACGTTATCAAAGTCGAGGGAGCCATTCTGCACGTTCTCAAACGCGAGAATCTCATTGAGCTTTTCGCAGCTGAAACCGGGTGTGCCCTTTTTAACCACAAAAGCGGTGAGGTGACGGCGCTTTTTGAAATCTTCCGGAGCATCGCTTGTTCTGGCATACACAAAATAGCGATCAGCGACACCAGCTGCAACGATAAAGCGTTTTTTACCGTTCAGGACGTAATGATCTCCTTCTTTTTTGGCGGTTAAGGTTATTCCTGCAGCGTCAGTTCCGGCTGTCATTTCAGTGATAACAACAGCCCCAATTTCGCCGCTGGCGATAGCGGGCAGGAATCTCTTCTTCTGTTCTTCCGTACCGGCTTCGATAATCTGCCGCAAGCCGCCGTTCATATTGCCCACGACGATCCGGCCAATACCCGGCATTAATGTGTGCAATTCTTCAGCCAGGATGCAGGCGCCTGTCGCGCCCAGTCCCAAGCCGCCGTACTCTTTGGGGATAGCAGCGCCGATGTAGCCTCTTTTGCCTATCTCTTTATATATTTCAAAGGGAAATTCTCTGGTCCATCTGGTTCTCGCATCAATTGGCGCGATTTCGTTACAAAATGCTCTTACCTCTTGTTGAAAAGCTAATTGCTCTTCTGTCCACCAGGGAAATCCTTTCATTTTACTACCTCCTTTAATGTAAATACCGGATTTTGATAGTAATATACTGAATATTACTATATCTGATAATACTATATGTGAGAATCACCTCATTATAGAATTACCTGGGCTATTGTTAAAATAGCCCAGGTAATTAAACGTACTATATTCTTACCACTTACGCATTGGCAGTTCTTCCGGAACTTCCCAATCTTTGATTTCCTGCATCCACGGCGCCCTGTTGACAAATTCGTCATGAGCAAGGGGCACCGGCGGGTGGCTGATCCATTGCGGGTCGAATTCTTCCTTGACCTTCAAAAGCCAGGTGTGATAGTTCGGGCCATACATCGGTCCGGTCAGGAACAGCGGCTGGTGAGGTCCTAACAATGAAGTATAGTAGCGGTGTTTGATGTTCATCTTCGAGGTGTCTACATAGAACTGGTCCACACCTTTGATGTCTTCGCGATGGTCCCAGTAAATGAGGAACTCGGAGTAACCCTGGTGGCCCATTTCGAAGCCCTGGAACCAACCGGGATCGCCGAAGTCCGGCATGAGCGGCGGTGTGTATTTCCGCTTGAGTTCGGCATAGGTTTCACCATGCTGTGTGGCCTGGGTGAGAGATTCAATGATATAGTCAACTGATACGTAGGAACCGCACATGAGCCACATGCCTGCCGAGTCGGCGTTTTTAATCCAGGACTCGTCTGAAGGCTTGGTGCGAGTCTGAGTTCCGCCCAGTTCCGTCATAATGTCGTTTAAGACTCTTACCTGATAGTCGAAATCTTCTTGAGAGGTATAGCCTACCACCAGCACCCTGACGATGAAGAAGTTCCTGAGGCTTTCTTCATTTTCAACCAGCCAGAGTTTCCAGAATTCTTCTTTGTCCTCAGCCTTGGCGATAGCTCTCCAGAACTTGGGAACCTTCGTCAATGCGGCGGCGATTTCAGCATGGCCAATTTGATACATGGCCTCAACCTGTTCTTTCTTGGAGGGCATCAGGAAGTTAAACCATCTTACCCGCGGCGGCAGGGCCAGGGCAGTGTTGGGAGCAATACCGCTCGGCTCCAGCTTCTCAGGCTGGAAGGGCAGGGTCTTGATCGCCATCTTGCTGACAATACCAAGGCAGCCGCGCAGTCCGGTGAAACCTCTCAACAGACCTCTTAAGTCGGGGCCGGGACCCTCACCCCAGAACGGGTCGTCCATGACTGCCAGTGAACCCATCTTCACTACGTCGCCCTCGGGCAGAACCAGTTCGGTGCCGAGGATACGCCTGTGCGGCAGACCAATCCTGTGGCTCAGGGGGGACCAACCGTCACCGATGAGGTTACAAATGGCCGAGCACTGTGCGCCGCCGCCGCCGATAACGGAGTAGGCGCCTTTGTTCAGGGCTTCCTGCTGGCAGGCTGCCAGGGTTACGCCGCTGCCCACATCAAAGTAGAAGTGTTTCTCATCATATTCAAACTGGTTGGTCCGCTTCAGGTCGATAATCAGCTCGTTTTCCACGTGGCAGTGGGTACGGGGACCATAGAAACCTGTTGAGTACGGTACGTACGGTACATCATAGCGGGCGCAGATTTTCACGACCTTCGAGATTTCTTCTGTATTCTTGGGGAGACAAACAGCATGCGGCAGAACGGTCATAACACGCTCATAACCGGTACCGTTTTCATAGCCGGCCGGACCTGAACGGTATCCTTCCATAACAGCCGGATCTTCGGAAATATACCTATCTCCCACAACCGCTTTAATAGCGTTGTATGCTTGTCTATTGATGCTCATTGTTACACCTCCTTATATTTCAACTGAGGCAGCGATAAGCTCAGCTATATCCATAACTTTCACGCTGCCGCCGTCTTCTTTGGCAACCTGGGCAAAGTTGCTCTTGCACCACGGGCAAGCGGATACAAGAACCTCGGCTCCAACTGCTTTAACCTCTTCCAAGCGATGGTTGGCCGCAAATTTGGAGAATTCCGGATAAGCTTCTTTCGTGCCACGACCGCCGCCGCAGCAGAACGCATTCTCACGGATCCTGATCGCTTCAGTGAAGTCAGCGCCGGGGATAGCATTCAACAGGTTGCGGGTTTGCGCATAGAGGCCTTGTCTGCCACGCCTTCTCAGCATTCCGGGATAAATCATACCCATCCAGCCGCGTTCGCCCTTATAAGGTTTCCAGGGGTCGCACAGTCTGCTGACGCTGCATGCGTCATGGTAGGTGAAGCGCACGTCAACCGGTTTGGTCAACTTCAGCTTGCCTGCTGCCAGCGCTTTGTCGGCAAATTCAATCAGGTGCAGGACTTCAAAGCCAAGGTCTTCCGTGGCGATGTCGAGCATCTTCGGATAATCGACCTTCCACATACGATAGCATTCAGCGCAGCTGGTCACCAGGGTTTTAGCGCCTGTGGCCTTCACTGCAGCAACGTTGGCTTCGGCCATTTTCTTGGCTTCATCAAACATACCAATGGAGAAGGGAGTGTTGCCGCAGCACTTCTCGTCTTTCAAGAGCATGAAGGGAGTGCCGGTGGCGTTGAAGATCTTCGCCGTCGCCTGTGCGATAGCGGGATTGACATAGGCGGAAGAACACCCTACAAAGTAGAGGACATCGGCCTTGTCGGCAACTTTGATGTCTTTCGTTACCCACTTGGTTCTGCTTTCAGTGGCCCCGAAATAGTTATTCTTTTTGGCGATATTGTCGACGACCTTCTTGTGAGCCGGCAGAGGAGCGGCGCCGTCTTTGACAGCCTTGACCCTCAGGGCCTCAAGGGACAACTCGATTTCCAGGTCGAGGTTACGTTTGCAACCCACGTCACAGGCTCCGCACAGCGTACAGGCATAGAGGATTTCCAGGAGCTTGTCCGTCCATTGCAGTCTGCCTTCTTCAATGGCCAGGCCGATTCTCATTTTGCCCATGGCGCCGTAAGCGTCAAAGTCATTCCAGAGGTTGCTGGCGCATCTGACCGGGAAAGACATGCCGGGGTTGTAGGTATGCTCTACCCAGTAGCACCCTTTGCACTTAATGCAGTGCTCCATGTCATAGACAAAATTCTTCAGGTTGGTAATATCAAAAGTGAGTGGCGTTTTTGGCGTATCATAGCGGTCACCTAGTTTATCAACTACAGATGCTTCTTTTCCTAAATTATGAGGGCCCGCCAACTGATCATATTTTGCCATGTTTCTTCCTCCTTTCTCCTTAGAAACACAAGTTTCCGGGATTCATAATATTGTTGGGGTCGAATACTTTCTTAACACGCTTCAAGGTCATGGTGTAGCTGGCAGCTTTGTCGTATACCATGTCAGCGATCTCGCCGTAAGGCCTTGAGAAGAAAGCGCCGGCGTTCATGAGAGCAGCTGCGGCTTCACGGTTGATCTTGGCAACCATGGCTTTTTCCTGCTCGTCTTCCGGGTTGTAGAACAGGCTGAATTCAACCTGGGCGGCACGGTTGTGCTCGATCGGCTGGATGTATTTGCCGATATCGGCGATGGGATAACCGTTCTTGGCGGCGATTGCATCCATAATCGCAACTTGTTCTTTTGCCTTGCCAGGTCTGGTGATGTAGAAGATATCCTGGACGCCGCCTCTTAAGCGATCCTTCCAGTACTTGACATCTGCCGGCCACGGAGACCTAAGCATCGGCATAAGTTTTCTTCCCAGGCCGGGGAAGCCGGGCAGTTTATCAGAAAGCGGCATATCGGTGAATTCACCACGTAAAACTTCAGTGAGGAATTTTTCTTCGTAGGCGATTTTTTCTTCCGGCCTTCTCATAACGCCGCTGATGGTCAGGATGAGTGTCCACGGCGGGAGCTTGGCGGCGAGTTCGTCAAAATCCTCAGCCTTGTCGGCAATGATTGCGGCGAGGTCAACGTTGTTGAGGAGGAGGCATTCCTGGCCAATCCTTCTCGGAAGGATCCTGTGCAGGAAGTTGTTGGCATATTCCAGATCGGTAACCGGAGCAAAATAGATCTTGTCTATTTTGGTCTGGTGTTCAATCTTGGCGCTCATCCAGTTGACAATACCCATGGTGCCCTGGGAGCCCTGCATAAAACGGTAGAAGTCAAGGCCTGGGCCGGAGGGATTGGCGCCTCTTGATTTTGAATCGGGGAAACCGTTAACGGATGCAGAACCCATTCTAAAGATGGAACCGTCAGCCCAGGTAACTTCCATCGACTGGGTCGGCTCACCATAATCATAAACGATATTCGTCGGAACAGCCCTGTCCAAGGTGTCGGATAATACTGAACGGTCCGGGCGGGGCAGCAGCGGCATAATAGTCCGCATACCCTGTTCCTTCAAAGCAGCGCAGTACTGGCCCCACGTTACACCGGCTTCAAACCTGGCCAAGCGGTTGGCTTTGTCAATCTCGAGGATTTTATTCATCCTCTTCATATCGACAACAACGCCACCCTGTTTCGGTATGCTGGAACCGTACAAGTGTGTCCGGGAACTAACGGGCACTACAGGGATGTTATTTTCGTTGCAGTATGCAACGACCTTTCCTACTTCTTCCGAGCTACCAGGCCATACCACGGCGTCTGCCATGCCTGACGGAAGGAGACTCAAATCTTTAGCATACAGTTGAAGGTCTTCCACTGTGTCGCTGACGTTCTCCTTCCCAACAATCTTTGCTAACGCGTCCTTGATGCTCATTTTGTTCCTCCTTTCAGATAAAAAAACTTTAACCATGTATTCCCATAGACCAGTTTTTGAGAACATTCTACAAGAAGCCCTCTCACTGAATGGAAACCAAACTGGGTTTTAAATAACTGCCTATTAAATTTGCTGCATAAACTTTCAGTTGGCTAGATTTCTTCCATTCCCCCTTTCACCATTGCGTCACGCTAGCCTCCTTTTCTTCAAATACAGTTACGTTTCGCAAATTAGCAACAATTTCACAGGCTATATTATTGGCTGTAATATAATACTAAGTTTTAATATTGATTATAGTAATACATGAAAAAAATAACAGCTTTCAAATAATCCTTTTTCTATATTCAATTATCAAAAAAATATTGCGCTGTAGTATAATATATAGTAGTATTAGATGTATTAGTTTAACTGCCCGCTTTGTACATTTGAGAACTATTACAACTAAATTATATCTACAGTTGTTCGCCCAATCTATTGACTCTTTTGACAAACCTTAAGCATAAACAGAAATTATTTTTGTTAACACTATACAAAACAGTCCGGCTGCCAGATATAACGGCAGCCGGACTGTATATTTCGTTGGATAAACCTGACTGACCAGGGGCTTAACGGCTATCCGAAGTAATTTATTTGTATTATTATCATACAAATATGGTTTCACATTCCCCGCGATTCGATAAGCTTTTCATCTCCGGATTATGTCAAGCATCCCATATTTACACCGAAACTGGCCTCCTGCAATGGAACCATCTACTTCCTCAACTGCCACCTCCGGAGAAACAAGCCTGGTTGAAGTTGGGACAACTGCAAAACTAGCCCCGGTCCAGATTATCATCATCGGCTCTGCAGGGATCTCACCAATAATAAGTCGGCCCTTGGAGATAGAGAGTTGAGATGGTTCCACATTCAGTATTCTCTGGTTCGCCTCGGAAAAATAATCATAGATTACTTCAATGGTAATTCCCAGCAAATCCAAAAGGTCATTGGAGAACCTGGTAAGCATTGGTGGATTCGCTTTTACCGACAAATATTCATCGGCCGGAAATAGCGGATGAGAAGCAAATTCCTCAGTTGTATCCTCAGGGTCTGTTGGACCAACCGTAACATTTCTATTGGCCAGTGAAATCCTGTCGACACCAGCCTTAATCAGCGGTTCGGTTTTTATCGGAATGCCGTGCGGCACCACATAAGTATAATCATCAAGCCTCAAGACGTCAAAAGGTATATCTATTTCACGGTCATAGGACAATTTTAAGCACCTTCTCTCATAAAAATTGGGGAACTACCTGATACACACTCTTCTAACCGCCTCGGCCATACCCTCCAGGTTTTTAACATCAAACAGTCCTGTAGCTGATCCGATAAAGGGACGGACATAGGTATCAAAATAAGACATATCCTCCTCCTCGTCTACAACTACGCGGAAGATATAGAAGGCTTTTGTCTTGCGGTAAAGTTTTCTTACTTCCAGAGAAGATTTCTCGGGTTCTGAAGTAAACAGGTCTGATAGCATGAGCACAACCGTTTGAGGTGAGAACTTGTCATGATGATCTTCCTGCAATGTTTTTAGAGCATAGTAAATACTCGTTGTACCGCCCCAGTTTTCCCTTAACTGCATGACACTGACAGTGTCCTGCCAGGTCTTCCCGAGATCTTTCGTTACATGTTCAAGATCCTGGGCAAAGATAAAGATTTCCTTTTTCGACAACTCAAGGCCAACCGCCTGAATTAGTTGGATCAGCATCTTGATCCATACCTGCATCGAACCGGAAGTGTCCAGGATGATTACGAGCCGGGGTTTTTTAATAACCCTGGTTTTATACTTAAGATCAATCATTACTCCACCCGTTTGGATGGAACGTCGCAAAGACCTCCTGTAGTCAATCTGCACATTCACTTTGCTGCGCCTGCGGTTACGGGACAGCGTAGAAACCAGCCGTTGCGCAATTTTACGCATCTGGATTCTGGCATCTTGCACGTCATCTTCAGTTATCTCGTCTTCCTGAACTGTCAAATACCCACTGCTGACTCGTTCAGTATTAACGACCAGCCCCTCTCCTGATAAGGGTTTGGTACCCTTGCGGCCCTGATATACGGCAGGCTCATCGGCAGGTATTGCTAAAACACCGCCGGGGCCGGACTTCAGCCTCTGGGTATCAGTGGGTAGTTTTTTAACAGGCAACCTGAAAAGTGCTGCAAGCCATTCCCAGTAGTTCTGGCATTGCTCTCTGATAATTTCAAGAGTTAGAGGTTTTTGCACACCCATTTCCCGCCACCTTTCTTCCTAAACGACTCTTGATCCTCCCTGGTCTTTAAAAAGAGCGAGTTCAATGTATTCAGGAACGTAGGTTCTAAGGCGGACAACTTGATATTTACTGCAGACTGGGCCAGGTCCAGGCTTTCCGATATGGACGGGGGTTTTAAGAGCTGCAACTCTACCCGCAACAAGTGCATGGTACGGGCAATCTGCAGAGCTAAAGCAGGGCGAAGACCATCAACCTTGCGCATCAGGATGGTAGCCTCCCGGTTCATCGTCGGAAAGTCAATATATAAATAGACACACCTTCTGCGCAGCGCGTCACCTAAGTCTCTCACAGCATTTGAAGTTAATATTACCGGGGGATGAGACGCAGCCTTTACGGTACCAAATTCCGGTATTGATACTTGAAAGTCCGAAAGGATCTCCATAAGGAAAGCCTCAAACTCCGGATCCACTTTGTCAATTTCATCAATAAGCAAAACAGGGGTTTTCTCAGCCTGAATGGCGGCCAGCAGAGGTCTTGGGAGTAAATAATCCGCCCCAAAGACATCGTTTTTGCCGCCTCTTTGGATATCAAGGATTTGTTTTTGGTAGTTCCATTCATACAGCGCTTTTCCCTCATCCAGTCCTTCATAGCACTGCAGGCGAATCAACTCCGCATCCAGGAGTGTCGCCAAAACTTTCGCTACCTCTGTTTTGCCGCTGCCAGGCGGTCCTTCAACCAAAAGAGGCTTGCCCAACCCAAGCGCCATATAAACAGTGAATGCCTCTTCATCCGAGCAGATATAGGAACATTCCTTTAACATTCTTTCTTTTAGCGACTGGGGCGTCATTTGACTGATCAAATGCTGCAGCCCCTCCGTTTGGCCGGTCTTGCCCACAGTATCGACCGCTGACTTAGCCAATCTGATATTCAATTTTTTATCAACTCCTTTGTCAATATTATAGGTGAATTAAGATGCTCCCCAGTGAAATATCAGGGCAATGCTGTAAGTAACAAGGATGGAGACAAACAGGCAGATGACCGAGACGCCAAATCGCTGCCATTGACTTGTGATGCTGCGGCTTAAGATATGCCC encodes:
- a CDS encoding FAD-binding oxidoreductase, which encodes MSIKDALAKIVGKENVSDTVEDLQLYAKDLSLLPSGMADAVVWPGSSEEVGKVVAYCNENNIPVVPVSSRTHLYGSSIPKQGGVVVDMKRMNKILEIDKANRLARFEAGVTWGQYCAALKEQGMRTIMPLLPRPDRSVLSDTLDRAVPTNIVYDYGEPTQSMEVTWADGSIFRMGSASVNGFPDSKSRGANPSGPGLDFYRFMQGSQGTMGIVNWMSAKIEHQTKIDKIYFAPVTDLEYANNFLHRILPRRIGQECLLLNNVDLAAIIADKAEDFDELAAKLPPWTLILTISGVMRRPEEKIAYEEKFLTEVLRGEFTDMPLSDKLPGFPGLGRKLMPMLRSPWPADVKYWKDRLRGGVQDIFYITRPGKAKEQVAIMDAIAAKNGYPIADIGKYIQPIEHNRAAQVEFSLFYNPEDEQEKAMVAKINREAAAALMNAGAFFSRPYGEIADMVYDKAASYTMTLKRVKKVFDPNNIMNPGNLCF
- a CDS encoding VWA domain-containing protein translates to MGVQKPLTLEIIREQCQNYWEWLAALFRLPVKKLPTDTQRLKSGPGGVLAIPADEPAVYQGRKGTKPLSGEGLVVNTERVSSGYLTVQEDEITEDDVQDARIQMRKIAQRLVSTLSRNRRRSKVNVQIDYRRSLRRSIQTGGVMIDLKYKTRVIKKPRLVIILDTSGSMQVWIKMLIQLIQAVGLELSKKEIFIFAQDLEHVTKDLGKTWQDTVSVMQLRENWGGTTSIYYALKTLQEDHHDKFSPQTVVLMLSDLFTSEPEKSSLEVRKLYRKTKAFYIFRVVVDEEEDMSYFDTYVRPFIGSATGLFDVKNLEGMAEAVRRVCIR
- a CDS encoding AAA family ATPase, producing the protein MNIRLAKSAVDTVGKTGQTEGLQHLISQMTPQSLKERMLKECSYICSDEEAFTVYMALGLGKPLLVEGPPGSGKTEVAKVLATLLDAELIRLQCYEGLDEGKALYEWNYQKQILDIQRGGKNDVFGADYLLPRPLLAAIQAEKTPVLLIDEIDKVDPEFEAFLMEILSDFQVSIPEFGTVKAASHPPVILTSNAVRDLGDALRRRCVYLYIDFPTMNREATILMRKVDGLRPALALQIARTMHLLRVELQLLKPPSISESLDLAQSAVNIKLSALEPTFLNTLNSLFLKTREDQESFRKKGGGKWVCKNL